The Vicia villosa cultivar HV-30 ecotype Madison, WI linkage group LG1, Vvil1.0, whole genome shotgun sequence genome includes a region encoding these proteins:
- the LOC131640490 gene encoding beta-galactosidase 3-like, protein METTSFSKCLFTFLFLFSSISQLINSTVTYDRKSILINGQRRILFSGSIHYPRSTPDMWEDLIFKAKQGGLDVIETYVFWNVHEPSPNNYNFEGRYDLVKFIKTIQKAGLYANLRIGPYVCAEWNFGGFPVWLKYVPGISFRTDNEPFKREMQRFTEKIVGLMKSEQLFESQGGPIILSQIENEYGPQGKIQGAAGQSYMNWAAKMAVEMGTGVPWLMCKEDDAPDPVINTCNGFYCDKFTPNRPYKPTMWTEAWSGWFTEFGGPIHKRPVQDLAFAVARFVTRGGSFVNYYMYHGGTNFGRTAGGPFVATSYDYDAPLDEYGLIRQPKYGHLKELHRAIKMCERALVSTDPIVTSLGSSQQAHVYSTESGDCSAFLSNYDSKSAATVLFNNMHYNLPPWSVSILPDCRNAVFNTAKVGVQTSQMQMLPTNTQMFSWQSFDEDVSSLDDSSTLTVPGLLEQVNVTRDATDYLWYTTSVDIGSSESFLHGGELPTLIVQSTGHAVHVFINGQLSSSTYGTREYRRFMHIGKVNLRAGTNRIALLSVAIGLPNVGVHFESWSTGILGPVAIHGLDQGNWDLSHQKWTYQVGLKGEAMDLASPNSISSVEWMQSAIVVQRNQPLTWHKTNFDAPEGDEPLALDMEGMGKGQIWINGVSIGRYWTSFAVGNCNNDCNYAGQFRPQKCQVGCGQTTQRWYHVPRSWLKPTQNLLVIFEELGGDPSKISLVKRSLSTVCADVSEYHPFIKNWHIDSYGKSEEFRPPKVHLQCSPGQTIASIKFASFGTPLGACGNYKQGACHSPSSYAILAKRCVGKSRCVVTIANSNFGQDPCPKVMKRLSVEAVCAPDSTNWRG, encoded by the exons ATGGAAACAACCTCGTTTTCCAAATGCCTCTTCACATTCCTCTTCCTTTTCTCCTCAATCTCTCAACTCATCAACTCTACTGTCACCTATGACAGAAAATCCATCCTCATCAATGGACAAAGACGAATCCTCTTCTCTGGCTCTATACATTATCCCAGAAGCACACCTGAT ATGTGGGAAGATCTGATTTTCAAGGCTAAACAAGGTGGTCTTGATGTCATTGAAACTTACGTTTTCTGGAATGTTCATGAACCTTCTCCAAACAAT TACAATTTTGAAGGAAGATATGATCTGGTGAAATTCATAAAGACAATTCAGAAAGCTGGACTCTATGCTAATCTTCGCATTGGTCCTTATGTTTGTGCCGAATGGAATTTCGG AGGTTTTCCGGTTTGGTTGAAGTATGTTCCTGGCATAAGCTTTAGAACAGACAATGAACCTTTCAAG AGGGAGATGCAAAGGTTCACTGAGAAGATTGTTGGATTGATGAAGAGTGAGCAGCTCTTTGAATCACAGGGTGGCCCTATCATTCTCTCTCAG ATTGAGAATGAGTATGGGCCACAGGGTAAGATACAGGGAGCTGCTGGCCAAAGCTATATGAATTGGGCTGCAAAAATGGCGGTAGAGATGGGAACTGGAGTCCCTTGGCTGATGTGTAAGGAAGATGATGCACCAGATCCAGTG ATTAACACGTGTAATGGCTTCTATTGCGACAAGTTTACTCCAAATAGACCGTACAAACCTACAATGTGGACTGAAGCTTGGAGTGGATG GTTTACAGAATTTGGAGGTCCGATTCATAAAAGACCTGTCCAAGATTTGGCATTTGCGGTTGCGCGATTTGTAACTAGAGGAGGGTCATTTGTAAACTACTACATG TATCATGGAGGAACCAATTTTGGACGAACCGCAGGAGGCCCTTTCGTCGCTACTAGTTATGACTATGATGCTCCGCTAGATGAATATG GTTTGATTAGGCAGCCTAAATATGGTCATCTAAAGGAGCTTCATAGAGCTATCAAGATGTGCGAGCGAGCTTTGGTTTCAACGGACCCAATCGTTACTTCATTAGGGAGCTCCCAACAG GCTCATGTGTACTCTACGGAATCAGGAGATTGTTCTGCTTTTCTCTCAAACTACGATTCAAAATCAGCTGCAACAGTGTTGTTTAACAATATGCATTATAACTTACCCCCTTGGTCCGTCAGCATTCTCCCGGATTGTAGAAATGCTGTCTTTAATACAGCAAAA GTTGGAGTGCAAACATCTCAAATGCAAATGTTACCGACAAATACTCAGATGTTCTCGTGGCAGAGTTTTGATGAAGATGTTTCTTCTCTGGATGATAGTTCCACACTCACTGTTCCTGGTCTTTTGGAACAAGTAAACGTAACGCGAGATGCAACTGATTATCTTTGGTATACAACTAG TGTTGATATAGGTTCATCTGAATCGTTTCTACATGGAGGCGAACTCCCGACTCTCATCGTTCAGTCCACAGGCCATGCTGTTCATGTTTTCATCAACGGTCAACTTTCCA GTTCTACCTATGGAACGAGGGAGTATAGAAGATTCATGCATATCGGCAAAGTAAACCTTCGTGCTGGAACAAACAGAATAGCTCTTCTCAGCGTTGCAATTGGACTTCCT AATGTGGGAGTACATTTTGAGTCATGGAGCACAGGAATCCTAGGTCCGGTCGCAATCCACGGACTCGACCAAGGAAACTGGGACTTGTCGCATCAGAAATGGACTTATCAG GTTGGACTGAAAGGAGAGGCCATGGATCTTGCATCTCCGAATAGTATCTCGTCTGTTGAGTGGATGCAATCAGCAATAGTTGTACAAAGAAATCAACCATTGACATGGCACAAG ACTAATTTCGATGCACCTGAAGGAGATGAGCCACTAGCATTGGATATGGAGGGTATGGGAAAAGGTCAAATATGGATTAATGGTGTGAGTATTGGAAGATACTGGACTTCATTTGCTGTTGGTAATTGCAATAATGATTGTAACTATGCCGGGCAGTTTAGACCTCAAAAGTGCCAGGTCGGTTGCGGCCAAACGACCCAACGATG GTACCATGTTCCTCGATCATGGTTGAAGCCAACTCAAAACCTATTGGTTATTTTCGAGGAACTCGGTGGAGATCCTTCAAAGATTTCACTTGTTAAGAGATCATTAAGCACTGTCTGTGCTGATGTATCAGAGTACCATCCATTTATTAAGAATTGGCACATTGACAGCTATGGTAAATCCGAAGAGTTCCGCCCGCCAAAGGTTCACTTGCAATGTAGCCCTGGCCAGACCATCGCTTCCATTAAATTTGCAAGCTTCGGAACTCCTCTCGGGGCTTGCGGAAATTACAAGCAAGGAGCTTGTCATTCTCCTTCATCCTATGCCATTTTAGCAAAG AGATGCGTAGGGAAGTCAAGATGCGTAGTTACTATAGCAAACAGCAATTTTGGGCAAGACCCGTGTCCAAAGGTGATGAAGCGGTTATCAGTTGAAGCTGTTTGTGCTCCAGATAGCACAAATTGGAGGGGCTAA